From one uncultured Paludibacter sp. genomic stretch:
- a CDS encoding putative Beta-galactosidase (Evidence 3 : Putative function from multiple computational evidences; Product type e : enzyme) — protein MKNKKTIFLVCSLLLINFLGFAQSPQNVFTGTSLPGSQGWRELKFDSSMPWEQAAKDLLVAPSEISAAVGTALKLKVNEQPGLFSQYGFYKSNVGFSPATGFTVIFKAKVVNTAPGAFNIAGVGGGKGFRLELSNSMLTERANPLDTVRTLSTADATDGFHTYRVVVAPDEKVRVWRDDVLLATLPLQSFKADNILDDGGFEKGTLTPEHGWNWMDEGRPGTLTVSNDPKYVRTGKYGLFVDKGTFKNDFIPVKAGSLYDVNFWAKKITYEDADGSWRDINGWYDPIGDRAMYGVVDKNNPDWKYYERNGVEGGGGYQRFILETPTGEANTNQIALDNVYYGERINPSRIPLGAVNLFPNGDFEDPNYHYFAEGDPRNDTVIVNPDNYRQFLVYYPSWTDQQKNDAQYDWDETPFWNPFWGARVRVQAGRQGNGESGGHWARSGKYSLRYFNCFSNTTPYGTDFSAARSQGRNTPLNAKVELEVGKTYTFSFWYHFAQWGGDHLKLHVNNGSQQLWYKDVRNDDFPEWRNVIVTFTTDATNHTLNFFTENTNEKSGYDSWGDPGLLYFDDFFLFEGQPAPEFDGSYLFFGKPMSKKGADVEIESITIDNTGAYAPDGTTYSSPYQKKTAALMTPWGENLQATDPILNEYPRPQLQRSDWVNLNGVWEFTRHESTTGFGTYNANEAYRRQILVPFPVESALSGIMDVDYTNMDKTYIYKRTFSVDPADAGKRIMLNFGAVDWETYVFVNGTQVAHHVGGYDPFSADITDALNSSGDQELVVQVYDPTKGGNPRGKQDPMPGGIWYTPSSGIWQTVWYEAVAPTHITDLTLVPDVDNGALKIRVDALNADGATAEVTVMDGATQVTKKSVTLGQEVSIPISAAKLWSPDSPFLYGLSVSVSKGGVEVDKATSYFGMRKISKGMLRGKPYMFLNNQPVFNYGTLDQGFWPDGLYTAPTYSALRYDLEETKELGMNMVRKHIKVEPARWYYYCDSIGLMVWQDMPSPAGLLSRRVVGDGSDDAVKQNFLRETEAIVNSLKNYPSIVMWVPFNEGWAQFAGNDDPAKGDPSHTINGVNLIRGIDNTRLINPASGWTSYEIGDILDKHNYSEPGLHNNKYNERVSVCGETGGYGFAIQNHIWSSANNPYVSVANSQEFADKFKLFNSRAYSLTTEGISGIVYTQITDVEQEVNGFLTYDRKVNKLALDDSIAGKVLKEGIKWMKTNSLNPILKTSSQGGEMWKYVTGDATFTNPGTGWNTQATFDDSSWNEGRSGFGDSETTIWKDQTIFLRKMVHFPNIDVADRANVKFSIFYDEDYELYINGVLAASATGYITNYQDITISDEAKAAINWGGDNLFAIHVIQTSGGQKIDLGVYSDKTTMPLAYEPTVTPPVWTEISTAEQFKAIKNNLSGFYKLTADIDMYNEIGYQPIGNGSTPFRGYLDGNGFTIICPEVTNAGDNNQGIFGSAVGAYFTDLKLDQPWITGNNDVGSLLGRGVGVTIERVAVVKPIIVGRDHTGGLIGGTGQGKGTKIKDCYIVDGQVSSTEWQAGGFLGVASDTRVENSYYTGTVKITAADVLTNANRDGSGIASRIEGGINSLRGVVSLADEIVSGTSNEFISYADGGTHLNEFINCFARNDMVLTPNADPNRGGLCPRATADQKRPIADFQSQALYESIGWDFTHVWKMDPATSLYPVFRAKNETSVPSVGSNKPSNLNVYSLKGELILKVKNPAAIWIYNVSGALVQRIDVETVEHVSLPLGIYVIKSVSGRDVEAVKVVNK, from the coding sequence ATGAAAAACAAAAAGACTATTTTTTTGGTTTGTAGCTTACTCTTAATCAATTTTTTAGGGTTTGCTCAATCGCCTCAAAATGTGTTTACTGGAACATCATTGCCGGGCTCGCAAGGTTGGCGCGAGTTAAAATTTGATTCCAGTATGCCATGGGAACAGGCTGCAAAAGATTTACTAGTTGCTCCGTCCGAAATTTCTGCTGCGGTTGGTACTGCACTCAAATTGAAAGTAAACGAACAACCCGGACTCTTTTCGCAGTATGGATTTTATAAATCAAATGTCGGTTTCTCACCGGCTACAGGTTTTACAGTAATATTTAAAGCTAAAGTGGTTAATACAGCTCCCGGCGCCTTTAATATTGCCGGAGTAGGTGGAGGCAAGGGATTCCGATTGGAACTTTCCAACTCTATGCTTACAGAAAGAGCAAATCCGCTTGATACCGTTCGAACGTTGAGCACTGCTGACGCTACTGATGGTTTCCATACGTATAGAGTAGTAGTTGCCCCTGATGAAAAAGTACGCGTATGGCGCGACGATGTGTTACTTGCTACTCTTCCTTTACAATCTTTTAAAGCTGATAATATATTGGATGATGGAGGTTTTGAGAAAGGCACATTGACACCGGAACATGGATGGAATTGGATGGATGAAGGAAGACCAGGTACACTTACCGTTTCCAATGATCCAAAATATGTGCGTACTGGTAAATATGGCTTATTTGTAGACAAAGGTACTTTCAAAAACGATTTTATTCCCGTAAAAGCAGGTTCTCTTTATGATGTAAACTTTTGGGCAAAAAAAATCACTTATGAAGATGCAGATGGAAGCTGGCGAGATATTAACGGTTGGTACGATCCGATCGGTGATCGTGCTATGTACGGTGTTGTTGACAAAAATAATCCCGATTGGAAATATTACGAGAGAAACGGTGTAGAAGGCGGTGGCGGATATCAACGCTTTATTTTGGAAACGCCAACCGGAGAAGCCAATACCAATCAAATTGCACTTGATAATGTTTACTATGGTGAACGCATTAATCCTTCACGTATTCCTCTTGGAGCAGTAAATTTGTTCCCTAATGGAGACTTTGAAGATCCTAATTATCATTATTTTGCAGAAGGCGATCCGCGTAACGATACTGTAATAGTAAATCCGGATAATTATAGACAATTTTTAGTGTACTATCCTTCTTGGACTGATCAACAGAAAAATGATGCACAATATGATTGGGACGAAACTCCATTCTGGAATCCTTTCTGGGGTGCGCGCGTTAGAGTACAAGCAGGACGTCAGGGAAATGGCGAATCCGGAGGACATTGGGCTCGCAGTGGAAAATATTCTTTGCGCTATTTTAACTGTTTCAGCAATACAACTCCTTATGGAACTGATTTTAGCGCGGCTCGTTCGCAAGGTAGAAATACTCCTTTGAATGCGAAAGTAGAACTTGAAGTAGGAAAAACATATACTTTTAGTTTTTGGTATCACTTTGCACAATGGGGAGGAGACCATTTGAAATTACATGTGAACAATGGTAGCCAACAATTGTGGTATAAGGACGTAAGAAATGATGATTTTCCGGAATGGAGAAATGTTATTGTCACATTTACCACAGATGCCACAAATCATACATTGAACTTCTTTACTGAAAATACCAACGAAAAATCAGGATACGATTCTTGGGGAGATCCGGGACTGCTTTATTTTGACGACTTTTTCTTATTTGAAGGTCAACCTGCTCCGGAATTTGACGGTTCTTATCTGTTCTTCGGAAAACCGATGAGCAAAAAAGGAGCTGACGTGGAAATAGAATCCATTACAATTGATAATACAGGCGCTTATGCTCCTGACGGAACAACTTATTCTTCTCCGTATCAAAAGAAAACCGCAGCTTTAATGACTCCTTGGGGAGAAAACTTACAAGCTACCGATCCTATTTTGAATGAATATCCACGTCCTCAATTACAACGTTCCGATTGGGTTAATCTGAATGGTGTATGGGAATTTACCCGTCATGAAAGTACAACAGGATTTGGTACTTATAATGCAAATGAAGCATACAGAAGACAAATACTCGTTCCATTCCCGGTTGAATCGGCGCTTTCAGGTATTATGGATGTTGATTATACCAATATGGATAAAACTTACATCTATAAACGTACGTTCAGTGTTGACCCGGCTGACGCAGGTAAACGCATCATGCTTAACTTTGGCGCTGTAGATTGGGAAACGTATGTATTTGTAAACGGAACACAGGTTGCTCATCACGTAGGCGGTTATGACCCATTTTCAGCCGACATTACCGATGCCTTGAATTCAAGTGGCGATCAGGAATTAGTTGTACAAGTATACGATCCAACAAAAGGAGGTAATCCAAGAGGAAAACAAGATCCTATGCCGGGAGGTATTTGGTATACTCCATCCAGTGGTATCTGGCAAACAGTATGGTACGAAGCTGTTGCTCCTACTCACATTACTGATTTAACTCTCGTTCCGGATGTGGACAATGGCGCTTTGAAAATTCGTGTAGACGCGCTTAATGCTGATGGGGCTACCGCCGAGGTTACTGTAATGGATGGAGCAACTCAAGTAACTAAAAAATCCGTTACATTGGGTCAAGAAGTTTCTATACCTATTTCTGCAGCAAAACTTTGGTCGCCGGATTCTCCGTTCCTTTACGGGTTATCTGTATCTGTAAGCAAAGGAGGCGTTGAAGTAGATAAAGCAACCAGTTATTTCGGTATGCGTAAAATTTCTAAGGGAATGTTACGCGGCAAACCTTATATGTTCTTAAATAATCAACCTGTATTCAATTATGGAACACTCGATCAAGGTTTCTGGCCTGATGGTTTGTATACTGCTCCTACTTATTCCGCACTTCGTTATGATTTAGAAGAAACCAAGGAATTAGGAATGAATATGGTTCGTAAACACATCAAAGTAGAACCGGCTCGTTGGTATTATTATTGCGACTCAATTGGTTTAATGGTTTGGCAAGATATGCCTTCTCCTGCAGGATTACTTTCGAGAAGAGTAGTAGGAGATGGAAGTGACGATGCTGTAAAACAAAACTTTTTACGTGAAACAGAAGCTATAGTTAATAGTTTGAAAAATTATCCGTCTATTGTTATGTGGGTTCCTTTCAACGAAGGCTGGGCACAATTTGCAGGAAATGATGATCCGGCAAAAGGAGATCCTTCACACACCATTAATGGAGTTAATTTAATTCGTGGCATCGACAATACTCGTTTGATAAATCCGGCATCAGGATGGACAAGCTACGAAATTGGCGATATCTTGGATAAACACAATTATTCTGAACCAGGATTGCATAACAATAAATACAATGAACGTGTATCAGTATGCGGAGAAACCGGAGGTTATGGATTTGCAATTCAAAACCATATTTGGAGTTCAGCAAATAATCCTTATGTAAGCGTAGCTAATTCTCAGGAATTTGCTGATAAATTCAAATTGTTTAATAGCAGAGCCTATTCATTAACAACAGAAGGAATAAGCGGTATCGTGTACACTCAAATTACTGACGTTGAACAAGAAGTTAACGGATTCCTTACTTACGATCGTAAAGTAAATAAATTGGCTTTGGATGACAGTATTGCAGGTAAAGTGCTAAAAGAAGGAATTAAATGGATGAAGACTAATTCATTGAATCCAATTTTAAAAACCTCAAGTCAGGGTGGAGAAATGTGGAAATATGTAACCGGTGATGCAACATTTACTAATCCTGGTACAGGTTGGAACACACAAGCTACTTTTGATGATAGCTCATGGAATGAAGGACGTTCAGGGTTTGGAGACTCGGAAACAACAATATGGAAGGATCAAACTATATTCTTGCGTAAAATGGTACATTTCCCAAATATAGATGTAGCAGACAGAGCCAATGTGAAATTCAGTATTTTCTATGATGAAGATTATGAGTTGTATATCAATGGTGTTCTTGCCGCATCAGCTACCGGTTATATTACCAATTATCAAGATATAACTATCTCTGATGAAGCAAAAGCAGCTATCAATTGGGGCGGAGATAATTTGTTTGCAATTCATGTGATTCAAACATCAGGCGGTCAAAAAATTGACTTAGGCGTTTATTCTGATAAAACTACTATGCCACTTGCTTATGAACCTACAGTTACTCCTCCGGTTTGGACGGAAATTAGTACTGCAGAACAATTCAAAGCTATTAAAAATAATCTTTCAGGTTTTTATAAGCTGACAGCTGACATTGATATGTATAATGAAATTGGTTATCAACCAATTGGTAACGGAAGTACACCTTTCAGAGGGTATCTTGATGGTAATGGATTTACCATTATTTGTCCTGAAGTAACTAATGCAGGTGATAATAATCAAGGAATATTTGGTTCTGCCGTTGGTGCTTATTTTACGGATTTGAAACTTGATCAGCCTTGGATTACCGGAAATAATGATGTTGGTTCATTACTTGGTAGAGGTGTTGGAGTTACTATCGAAAGAGTAGCAGTAGTGAAACCTATTATTGTAGGTAGAGACCATACCGGAGGTTTAATTGGAGGAACAGGACAAGGTAAAGGAACAAAAATTAAAGATTGTTACATTGTCGATGGTCAGGTGTCTTCTACAGAATGGCAAGCCGGAGGTTTCTTAGGTGTTGCAAGCGATACCCGAGTTGAAAACAGTTACTATACAGGAACGGTAAAAATTACTGCTGCTGATGTCTTAACTAATGCTAATAGAGACGGTTCTGGTATTGCTTCTCGTATAGAAGGTGGTATCAATAGTCTTCGAGGTGTTGTATCATTAGCTGATGAAATTGTTAGTGGAACAAGTAATGAATTTATTTCTTACGCTGACGGAGGTACTCATTTGAATGAGTTTATAAACTGTTTCGCACGTAACGATATGGTGTTGACTCCAAATGCAGATCCAAACAGAGGTGGTTTATGTCCTCGCGCTACAGCAGATCAAAAACGTCCTATTGCTGACTTCCAAAGTCAAGCGTTGTATGAAAGCATTGGATGGGACTTTACTCATGTATGGAAAATGGATCCGGCAACTTCATTGTATCCGGTATTCAGAGCAAAAAATGAGACGAGTGTACCTTCCGTAGGCAGCAATAAACCAAGTAACTTAAATGTTTACTCTTTAAAAGGCGAATTGATTCTTAAAGTTAAAAATCCTGCAGCTATATGGATTTATAATGTTTCAGGAGCTTTAGTTCAACGCATTGATGTTGAAACAGTAGAACACGTTTCACTTCCTCTTGGAATTTATGTAATTAAATCGGTAAGTGGAAGAGATGTAGAAGCTGTTAAAGTAGTTAATAAGTAA
- a CDS encoding Glycosyl hydrolase family 76 (modular protein) produces MHSLMLYQMMPIRKYYLLLFLLSLVISSQAQILISNEAELRKIDIHPKGHYKLTKDIVLNHQWTPIGLNAAFEGIFDGNGRTISNVHINDSCHRHIGFFARTKNAVIKNLGIENAEVVAQSTENEINAGILIGEAISTKIINSYIHKGFVQSTGATGSFIGKVSRGKIPSKLLNIYSTANVVSDQSNAGGIVGNSENIIIENSYFSGWAKAKHSCGGILGLSVGDDSIASSVVISPSLKGSVVNRIVGEQRNGTLALNNNYARTDLQIENGTSFTVPFSNSFIKGMQGESIPYSHTDYISSFPDFTNADIATAVNAFNAGYYSNSKMIYYEYSSKTGKVAAIWTQAILFDIIMNNYLRTRDAKDFALMNNVLEGNRLHYANYDWDNGTVWFIYDDIMWWVISLARAYEATGDIKWLNLSKTGFERVWSGSKKLKDNGSYDPVNSGMYWAWDQAKPEGTPHSNMGKMACINYPTVIGAMTLFNITKDSTYFHRGLEIFNWAQNNLFDKQTGRVADSKHGKESLSWKDHVYNQATCIGAATMLYNATKNRKFLDDAILAANYTKNQMSTNGYLHFENGIEQGIYHAIFAQYIIRLIEDGKQYQYIPWLRYNINAGWANRIPSSGITYKDYANPAPDISLIQSYDASGIPALMQVIKPISEGEKQTNCLSRTFYKNNLNWDFNIWTISKSDKLPSLKIFDMKKNRRKYSNVR; encoded by the coding sequence ATGCATTCATTAATGCTTTACCAAATGATGCCAATTCGTAAATATTACCTACTACTTTTTTTACTTTCCTTGGTAATTTCTTCTCAAGCTCAAATTCTTATTTCCAATGAAGCTGAGTTACGAAAAATTGACATACATCCAAAAGGGCATTATAAATTAACTAAAGATATTGTTCTGAATCATCAATGGACTCCGATAGGATTAAATGCTGCTTTCGAAGGCATTTTTGATGGTAACGGACGCACGATATCCAACGTGCATATTAATGATAGTTGCCATCGGCATATTGGTTTTTTTGCGCGGACAAAAAACGCTGTTATTAAAAACCTGGGCATTGAAAACGCGGAGGTTGTCGCACAATCAACGGAGAATGAAATAAATGCCGGAATTTTAATTGGTGAAGCCATTTCTACAAAAATTATCAATTCATACATTCACAAAGGGTTTGTTCAATCTACAGGCGCTACGGGAAGCTTTATTGGCAAAGTAAGCAGAGGAAAAATCCCCTCAAAACTATTAAATATTTATTCTACGGCGAATGTTGTTTCCGATCAATCAAACGCAGGAGGCATTGTAGGTAATTCAGAAAATATTATTATTGAAAATTCATATTTCTCCGGATGGGCAAAAGCAAAACATTCTTGTGGAGGAATTTTAGGTTTATCAGTAGGTGATGATAGTATCGCTTCTTCTGTGGTTATATCACCCTCACTCAAAGGTTCCGTAGTAAACAGAATTGTGGGAGAACAAAGAAACGGAACGCTTGCATTGAATAATAATTACGCCCGCACTGACTTGCAAATTGAAAATGGGACTTCTTTTACCGTACCATTTTCCAACTCATTTATTAAAGGAATGCAAGGTGAAAGTATTCCATATTCTCACACAGATTATATTTCTTCTTTTCCCGATTTTACAAATGCTGATATTGCGACAGCCGTAAATGCATTTAATGCCGGTTATTACTCAAATTCAAAAATGATTTATTATGAATATTCCTCCAAAACGGGAAAAGTTGCGGCAATTTGGACTCAAGCAATATTATTCGATATAATAATGAATAATTATTTGAGAACACGCGATGCAAAAGACTTCGCTTTGATGAATAATGTTCTTGAAGGAAACCGTCTTCACTATGCGAATTACGATTGGGATAATGGAACTGTCTGGTTTATTTACGATGATATTATGTGGTGGGTGATTTCTTTAGCCCGCGCTTATGAAGCAACGGGTGATATTAAATGGCTTAACCTCTCAAAAACCGGTTTTGAACGAGTTTGGTCCGGCTCAAAAAAGTTGAAGGATAATGGAAGTTATGATCCTGTTAACAGTGGAATGTACTGGGCTTGGGATCAGGCTAAGCCCGAAGGAACTCCGCATTCAAATATGGGAAAAATGGCTTGTATTAATTATCCTACGGTGATTGGCGCGATGACATTGTTTAATATCACTAAAGATTCAACCTACTTCCATAGAGGATTGGAAATTTTCAATTGGGCTCAAAATAATCTTTTTGATAAACAGACAGGAAGAGTGGCAGATTCCAAACACGGTAAAGAAAGTTTAAGCTGGAAAGATCACGTGTACAATCAGGCAACTTGTATTGGAGCTGCAACCATGCTTTATAACGCCACTAAAAACCGAAAATTCTTGGACGATGCAATTTTGGCGGCAAATTATACAAAAAATCAAATGAGCACAAACGGTTATTTGCATTTTGAGAATGGAATCGAACAAGGAATTTACCATGCAATTTTCGCTCAATACATAATCCGACTTATTGAAGATGGGAAACAGTATCAATATATTCCCTGGTTGAGATATAATATTAATGCCGGATGGGCAAATCGAATTCCATCGTCCGGTATCACGTATAAGGATTATGCAAATCCCGCGCCGGATATTTCATTGATTCAAAGCTACGATGCAAGCGGAATACCGGCGTTGATGCAGGTAATTAAACCGATAAGTGAAGGCGAAAAACAAACCAATTGCCTGAGCAGAACTTTTTATAAAAACAACTTGAATTGGGATTTTAATATATGGACCATTTCGAAATCCGATAAACTTCCAAGTCTTAAAATTTTTGATATGAAAAAGAATAGAAGGAAATATTCAAATGTTCGATAA